From the Nitrobacter hamburgensis X14 genome, one window contains:
- a CDS encoding DUF6481 family protein, protein MSGFKEPGFADRQKAALEARKNILDKFRAKPGPDDPAVKQRQAEREALAAARDKTRQAREAEKAARKAREAEAAAAAAAQLAREKEEAAAAEAALEAERKSARDARYAARKERKK, encoded by the coding sequence ATGAGTGGATTCAAGGAGCCCGGCTTCGCTGACCGCCAAAAGGCGGCGCTCGAGGCCCGGAAAAATATTCTCGACAAGTTTCGCGCAAAGCCCGGTCCCGACGACCCCGCCGTGAAGCAAAGGCAGGCCGAACGCGAGGCCCTGGCGGCTGCCCGCGACAAGACGCGGCAGGCCCGCGAAGCCGAGAAGGCCGCGCGAAAAGCCCGCGAGGCAGAGGCCGCTGCGGCCGCCGCCGCACAGCTCGCCCGGGAGAAAGAAGAAGCCGCAGCCGCTGAGGCCGCGCTCGAGGCCGAGCGCAAGTCAGCGCGCGATGCCCGTTATGCCGCCAGAAAGGAGCGGAAGAAATAG